One genomic region from Curtobacterium sp. 9128 encodes:
- the efp gene encoding elongation factor P produces MASTTDIKNGAVLIIDGQLWSVVEFQHVKPGKGGAFVRTKLKNVVSGKVVDRTFNAGAKIETATVDRRDYQFLYEDGDSYVFMDTDTYDQIPVPATVVGDAKNFLLESAMVTIAMNEGNPLYIELPTSIVTEIETEPGLQGDRSSGGTKPATIKATGYQIQVPLYLETDTKVKIDTRDGNYLGRVNE; encoded by the coding sequence ATGGCCAGTACCACTGACATCAAGAACGGCGCCGTTCTCATCATCGACGGGCAGCTCTGGTCGGTCGTCGAGTTCCAGCACGTCAAGCCCGGCAAGGGCGGTGCGTTCGTGCGCACCAAGCTGAAGAACGTCGTCTCCGGCAAGGTCGTCGACCGCACGTTCAACGCGGGCGCGAAGATCGAGACCGCGACGGTCGACCGTCGCGACTACCAGTTCCTCTACGAGGACGGCGACTCGTACGTGTTCATGGACACCGACACCTACGACCAGATCCCGGTCCCCGCGACGGTCGTCGGCGACGCGAAGAACTTCCTGCTCGAGTCCGCGATGGTCACCATCGCGATGAACGAGGGCAACCCGCTCTACATCGAGCTCCCGACCTCGATCGTCACCGAGATCGAGACCGAGCCCGGCCTGCAGGGCGACCGCTCGTCCGGCGGCACCAAGCCCGCGACGATCAAGGCCACCGGTTACCAGATCCAGGTGCCGCTGTACCTGGAGACCGACACCAAGGTGAAGATCGACACGCGCGACGGCAACTACCTCGGCCGCGTCAACGAATGA
- a CDS encoding AarF/UbiB family protein — translation MPNPPRLSDLGAGPAAEPGTLRTRARRFAELLSIARRHGLVPFRRLDFSRDPETSDKRRSQAEHLRRALEEAGGGFVKMGQLLSTRDDLLPDEWTEGLAHLQRNVTAADPAAVAALLASDLHAPVDEVFQSFDTTPVAAASIAQVHRARLHDGTAVAVKVQRPGIDDAVRRDVDIALRVVRFMARTSTEARQIGVQDVAAQYAADLIRQVDFTSELRNLEALRAAQARSARPDEVRFPDPYPELSGRRVLVMEFLEGDTLSAIRATRSDRDLDEPMRAILRVFLRQVVFDGIYHADMHPGNVLLLPDGRPALIDFGSVGRLDPGLRDIVQELLASYLQDDTSRIADAVLRMAPVRRAQDEPDFRRDIARFVAEELGPGARIGVETVDHAVEVFGQYRLKAPPDFVAAARALAIFEGTLRTLVPSFDLLEESRNLAREQIRDQLRPGKLRDVALKELFGLVSTARRLPRRVDRIGEAIETGKLTVNIRLFADQRDRRTLSGLIRRVLLVLLGAGAGVLAIVYLASPARPTAALSTAAAGGLLGGAAVVLLVWAAIDAWRARRRE, via the coding sequence GTGCCCAACCCACCCCGCCTGAGCGACCTCGGCGCCGGGCCGGCGGCGGAGCCCGGAACGCTCCGCACCCGCGCGCGCCGGTTCGCCGAGCTCCTGTCCATCGCCCGTCGACACGGTCTGGTGCCGTTCCGACGGCTCGACTTCTCACGCGACCCGGAGACGTCCGACAAGCGCCGCAGTCAGGCGGAGCACCTCCGCCGCGCGCTCGAAGAAGCCGGCGGCGGATTCGTGAAGATGGGGCAGCTGCTGTCGACCAGGGACGACCTGTTGCCCGACGAGTGGACCGAGGGCCTCGCGCACCTGCAGCGCAACGTGACGGCGGCGGACCCCGCTGCCGTCGCTGCGCTGCTCGCCAGCGATCTGCACGCGCCCGTCGACGAGGTCTTCCAGTCGTTCGACACGACACCCGTCGCGGCCGCGTCGATCGCGCAGGTCCACCGTGCTCGACTGCACGACGGCACGGCGGTCGCCGTGAAGGTGCAGCGACCCGGTATCGACGACGCCGTCCGACGCGACGTCGACATCGCGCTCCGGGTGGTCCGGTTCATGGCCCGCACCTCGACCGAAGCCCGGCAGATCGGCGTGCAGGACGTCGCGGCGCAGTACGCGGCCGACCTCATCAGGCAGGTCGACTTCACATCGGAGCTCCGCAACCTCGAGGCACTCCGCGCGGCGCAGGCACGGAGCGCCCGTCCGGACGAGGTGCGATTCCCGGACCCGTACCCCGAGCTGTCCGGCCGGCGCGTGCTCGTGATGGAGTTCCTCGAGGGCGACACCCTCAGCGCGATCCGGGCCACCAGGTCCGACCGCGACCTGGACGAGCCGATGCGGGCGATCCTGCGTGTGTTCCTCCGGCAGGTGGTCTTCGACGGCATCTACCACGCCGACATGCACCCGGGGAACGTGCTCCTGCTCCCCGACGGTCGGCCGGCACTGATCGACTTCGGGTCGGTCGGACGGCTCGACCCGGGGCTCCGCGACATCGTGCAGGAGCTGCTCGCGTCCTACCTGCAGGACGACACCTCCCGGATCGCGGACGCGGTGCTGCGGATGGCCCCGGTCCGGCGGGCGCAGGACGAGCCGGACTTCCGACGGGACATCGCCCGCTTCGTGGCCGAGGAGCTCGGGCCTGGTGCGCGCATCGGCGTCGAGACCGTCGACCACGCGGTCGAGGTGTTCGGGCAGTACCGGCTGAAGGCCCCGCCGGACTTCGTGGCCGCGGCCAGGGCGCTCGCGATCTTCGAGGGGACGCTCCGGACCCTGGTGCCGAGCTTCGACCTGCTCGAGGAATCGCGGAACCTCGCTCGTGAGCAGATCCGCGACCAGCTGCGCCCCGGCAAGCTGCGGGACGTCGCGCTGAAGGAGCTCTTCGGGCTCGTGTCGACCGCCCGACGCCTGCCGCGCCGCGTCGACCGGATCGGCGAGGCGATCGAGACCGGGAAGCTGACCGTCAACATCCGGCTCTTCGCGGACCAGCGGGACCGTCGGACGCTGTCCGGTCTGATCCGCCGGGTGCTCCTCGTGCTGCTCGGCGCAGGAGCGGGCGTGCTCGCCATCGTCTACCTGGCGTCGCCCGCGCGACCGACGGCGGCGTTGAGCACCGCGGCGGCCGGTGGTCTGCTCGGTGGCGCCGCGGTCGTGCTACTGGTCTGGGCGGCGATCGACGCGTGGCGGGCACGACGGCGGGAGTGA
- a CDS encoding dihydroorotase, with translation MTAHLIRGAQLVDGTRADIRLEAGRITAVGSGLDAAGATAVDADGLIAMPGLVDLHTHLREPGFEESETVLSGSRAAAAGGFTAVNAMANSSPVADTAGVVEQVQALGDDAGYVTVRPIGAVSQGLQGTHLSEIGAMATSRAKVRVFSDDGSCVSDPLLMRRALEYIKGFGGVLAQHAQEPRLTIGAQMNEGRLSSELGLAGWPSVAEEAIIARDVLLADHVGARLHVCHVSTAGSVEVIRWAKSRGIDVTAEVTPHHLVLTEDLIAGVDGAPGYDAKYKVNPPLRSREDVDALRAALADGTIDIVATDHAPHTAEAKCCEWPAAANGMVGLESALSVVHAAVVEDGRLDWADVARVLSSAPARIGQVAGHGHAIAAGAPAEITLYDPSAVREFAVTDLAGQSQNSPYLGMRLPGRVVATFHQGYPTLLDGVLVDAETVAAAAAATAGTAATA, from the coding sequence ATGACCGCCCACCTCATCCGCGGCGCGCAGCTGGTCGACGGCACCCGTGCCGACATCCGACTGGAGGCCGGGCGCATCACCGCGGTCGGGTCCGGTCTCGACGCGGCCGGTGCCACGGCCGTGGACGCGGACGGCCTGATCGCCATGCCCGGTCTCGTGGACCTGCACACCCACCTCCGCGAGCCCGGTTTCGAGGAGTCCGAGACGGTCCTGTCCGGCTCGCGTGCCGCGGCCGCCGGCGGCTTCACCGCCGTCAACGCGATGGCGAACTCGAGCCCGGTGGCCGACACCGCCGGGGTCGTCGAGCAGGTCCAGGCCCTCGGCGACGACGCCGGCTACGTCACGGTCCGTCCGATCGGTGCCGTCTCGCAGGGGTTGCAGGGCACGCACCTGTCCGAGATCGGCGCGATGGCGACGTCCAGGGCGAAGGTCCGGGTGTTCTCGGACGACGGCTCGTGTGTGTCCGACCCGCTGCTGATGCGGCGCGCGCTCGAGTACATCAAGGGCTTCGGCGGTGTCCTGGCGCAGCACGCGCAGGAACCCCGCCTGACGATCGGCGCGCAGATGAACGAGGGGCGGCTGTCGTCGGAGCTCGGGCTCGCCGGCTGGCCGTCGGTGGCGGAAGAGGCGATCATCGCCCGCGACGTCCTGCTCGCGGACCACGTCGGTGCGCGGCTGCACGTGTGCCACGTCTCGACCGCCGGCAGCGTGGAGGTCATCCGCTGGGCGAAGTCCCGCGGGATCGACGTCACCGCGGAGGTCACACCGCACCACCTCGTGCTCACCGAGGACCTCATCGCCGGGGTCGACGGTGCACCGGGGTACGACGCCAAGTACAAGGTGAACCCCCCGCTCCGCTCCCGCGAGGACGTCGACGCCCTGCGCGCCGCACTGGCCGACGGCACGATCGACATCGTCGCGACGGACCATGCGCCGCACACGGCAGAGGCCAAGTGCTGCGAGTGGCCGGCGGCCGCCAACGGCATGGTCGGCCTCGAGTCCGCGCTGAGCGTCGTGCACGCCGCGGTGGTCGAGGACGGCCGACTGGACTGGGCGGACGTCGCGCGCGTGCTCTCTAGCGCTCCTGCGCGGATCGGGCAGGTCGCCGGTCACGGGCACGCGATCGCTGCCGGTGCCCCCGCGGAGATCACGCTGTACGACCCGAGCGCGGTCCGCGAGTTCGCGGTGACCGACCTCGCCGGACAGTCGCAGAACTCGCCGTACCTCGGCATGCGGCTCCCGGGTCGGGTCGTCGCGACCTTCCACCAGGGCTACCCGACGCTCCTCGACGGCGTCCTGGTCGACGCCGAGACCGTCGCCGCCGCAGCGGCGGCGACGGCCGGGACGGCGGCGACCGCATGA
- the carA gene encoding glutamine-hydrolyzing carbamoyl-phosphate synthase small subunit, with product MTRERAVLVLEDGTRYDGWAYGARGRTLGEVVFATGMTGYQETLTDPSYAGQIVVQTAPHIGNTGVNDEDPESRRIWVAGYVVRDPSRVVSNHRANASLDDHLERDGIVGISGIDTRALTRRIRDAGAMKGGVFSGPDAALAPEEQARLVREQADMAGASFSATVSTPETYVVPAVGEQIGTLAVLDLGVKASTTRYLAERGFEVHVLPQDVTIEALRALAPDALFYSNGPGDPAASDAQVTLLQESLHDGRPFFGICFGNQLLGRALGFGTYKLPFGHRGINQPVLDTTTGKVEITSQNHGFAVDAPVGEVLESPAGFGRVEVSHYSLNDNVVEGLRALDIPAFSVQYHPEAAAGPHDSMYLFDRFRDMVVARAEGRPLDAATADATTPAADTTKEAN from the coding sequence ATGACACGCGAACGGGCCGTGCTGGTCCTCGAGGACGGCACCCGGTACGACGGATGGGCCTACGGCGCCCGCGGGCGCACACTCGGCGAGGTGGTCTTCGCGACCGGGATGACCGGCTACCAGGAGACCCTGACCGACCCCTCGTACGCCGGGCAGATCGTGGTGCAGACCGCGCCGCACATCGGCAACACCGGGGTCAACGACGAGGACCCCGAGTCCCGCCGCATCTGGGTCGCCGGGTACGTCGTCCGCGACCCCAGCCGTGTCGTGTCGAACCACCGCGCGAACGCCTCCCTCGACGACCACCTCGAGCGTGACGGCATCGTCGGCATCTCCGGCATCGACACCCGTGCGCTCACCCGGCGCATCCGGGACGCCGGCGCGATGAAGGGCGGCGTGTTCAGCGGCCCGGACGCCGCGCTGGCGCCCGAGGAGCAGGCGCGCCTGGTGCGCGAGCAGGCCGACATGGCCGGCGCGAGCTTCTCCGCGACGGTGTCCACCCCCGAGACCTACGTCGTGCCCGCCGTCGGCGAGCAGATCGGCACCCTCGCGGTGCTCGACCTCGGCGTCAAGGCGTCGACCACCCGCTACCTCGCCGAGCGGGGCTTCGAGGTGCACGTCCTGCCCCAGGACGTCACGATCGAGGCGCTCCGAGCGCTCGCCCCCGACGCCCTGTTCTACTCGAACGGTCCTGGCGACCCCGCTGCGTCCGACGCCCAGGTGACGCTCCTGCAGGAGAGCCTGCACGACGGCCGCCCGTTCTTCGGCATCTGCTTCGGCAACCAGCTCCTCGGCCGCGCGCTCGGCTTCGGCACGTACAAGCTGCCGTTCGGCCACCGCGGGATCAACCAGCCGGTGCTCGACACGACGACGGGCAAGGTCGAGATCACGAGCCAGAACCACGGCTTCGCGGTCGACGCCCCCGTCGGCGAGGTCCTCGAGTCGCCTGCCGGGTTCGGCCGCGTCGAGGTCTCGCACTACTCCCTCAACGACAACGTGGTCGAGGGCCTCCGCGCGCTCGACATCCCCGCGTTCAGCGTGCAGTACCACCCGGAGGCCGCCGCGGGACCGCACGACAGCATGTACCTCTTCGACCGCTTCCGGGACATGGTCGTGGCGCGTGCGGAAGGCCGTCCGCTGGACGCCGCCACCGCCGACGCAACGACGCCCGCAGCAGACACCACCAAGGAAGCGAACTGA
- the carB gene encoding carbamoyl-phosphate synthase large subunit, which yields MPKRSDINSVLVIGSGPIVIGQAAEFDYSGTQACRVLRAEGIRVILVNPNPATIMTDPDFADATYIEPITNASLEEIIRIEQPDAVLPTLGGQTALNAAIALDEAGILEKHGVELIGAKVDAIQRGEDRWLFKELVLESGADVARSHIAHTLEEAKAFAADLGYPLVVRPSFTMGGLGSGFAYNEDELVRFVGDGLQSSPTTEVLLEESILGWKEYELELMRDNYDNTVVVCSIENVDPVGVHTGDSITVAPALTLTDREYQNLRDIGIDIIRRVGVDTGGCNIQFAIDPSNGRVIVIEMNPRVSRSSALASKATGFPIAKIAAKLAIGYRLDEIQNDITRVTPASFEPTLDYVVVKTPRFAFEKFPAADATLTTTMKSVGEAMAIGRNYATALQKSLRSLEKRGSSFHWDTPAAELDKDALLAKSAIPTDGRIVTVQQALVAGATAEEVFDATKIDPWFIDQIVLINEVAAEVAAAAELDADTIRWAKEHGFSDIQIAALRGVTEQDVRNSRHALGIRPVFKTVDTCAGEFPALTPYHYSSYDTETEVAPSDRKKVVILGSGPNRIGQGVEFDYSCVHASFALSDAGFETIMINCNPETVSTDYDTSDRLYFEPLTTEDVLEVIEAEAASGELVGVVVQLGGQTALGLAKPLEAAGIPILGTSPTAIDSAEERGQFSAILDEAGLLAPRNGTAHDLASATAVAEEIGYPVLVRPSFVLGGRGMEIVYDSTAMADYFDRMADQAIIGPDLPLLVDRFLDDAVEIDVDALFDGERLYIGGIMEHIEEAGIHSGDSSCTLPPVGLGRGEIQAVVDATEKIARGIGVRGLLNVQFAIGAGVLYVLEANPRASRTVPFVSKALGIALAKAAARIMTGTTVDGLVAEGLLPERDGAFVPAQAPVAVKEAVLPFRRFRTAEGQVVDSVLSPEMRSTGEVMGIDRDFPRAFLKSQEAAYGGLPTSGTVFVSVADTDKRAIVLPVHRLQQLGFTITATEGTAEVLRRNGIQVSVVGKFSQGGDSVVEMLARDEVDIVINTPSGASGRADGYEIRAATVAADKPLFTTIAQLGAAVAAIETIGTQHSVRSLQDYALERAGW from the coding sequence ATGCCCAAGCGCTCCGACATCAACTCCGTCCTCGTCATCGGCTCGGGTCCGATCGTCATCGGCCAGGCCGCCGAGTTCGACTACTCCGGCACCCAGGCCTGCCGTGTCCTCCGTGCAGAGGGCATCCGCGTCATCCTCGTGAACCCGAACCCGGCCACGATCATGACCGACCCGGACTTCGCCGACGCGACGTACATCGAGCCGATCACGAACGCCTCGCTCGAGGAGATCATCCGCATCGAGCAGCCGGACGCCGTCCTGCCGACGCTCGGCGGCCAGACCGCCCTGAACGCGGCGATCGCGCTCGACGAGGCCGGGATCCTCGAGAAGCACGGCGTCGAGCTGATCGGCGCCAAGGTCGACGCGATCCAGCGTGGCGAGGACCGGTGGCTCTTCAAGGAGCTCGTGCTCGAGTCCGGCGCCGACGTGGCCCGCAGCCACATCGCGCACACGCTGGAGGAGGCGAAGGCGTTCGCGGCCGACCTCGGCTACCCGCTCGTCGTCCGTCCGTCCTTCACGATGGGCGGCCTCGGCTCCGGCTTCGCGTACAACGAGGACGAGCTCGTCCGCTTCGTCGGCGACGGGCTGCAGTCCAGCCCGACGACCGAGGTCCTGCTCGAGGAGTCGATCCTCGGCTGGAAGGAGTACGAGCTCGAGCTCATGCGGGACAACTACGACAACACCGTCGTGGTCTGCTCGATCGAGAACGTCGACCCGGTCGGCGTGCACACCGGCGACTCGATCACGGTCGCCCCGGCGCTGACGCTCACCGACCGCGAGTACCAGAACCTCCGCGACATCGGCATCGACATCATCCGTCGCGTCGGCGTCGACACCGGCGGCTGCAACATCCAGTTCGCGATCGACCCGTCCAACGGCCGCGTCATCGTGATCGAGATGAACCCGCGTGTGTCCCGCTCGAGTGCCCTCGCGTCGAAGGCGACGGGCTTCCCGATCGCCAAGATCGCCGCGAAGCTCGCCATCGGGTACCGCCTCGACGAGATCCAGAACGACATCACGCGGGTCACCCCGGCGAGCTTCGAGCCGACGCTCGACTACGTCGTGGTCAAGACCCCTCGGTTCGCGTTCGAGAAGTTCCCGGCCGCCGACGCCACGCTGACCACGACGATGAAGAGCGTCGGCGAGGCGATGGCCATCGGCCGGAACTACGCCACCGCCCTGCAGAAGTCGCTCCGCTCGCTGGAGAAGCGCGGCTCGAGCTTCCACTGGGACACCCCGGCCGCCGAGCTCGACAAGGACGCACTGCTGGCGAAGTCGGCGATCCCGACCGACGGCCGCATCGTCACGGTGCAGCAGGCCCTGGTCGCCGGCGCCACCGCAGAAGAGGTCTTCGACGCCACGAAGATCGACCCGTGGTTCATCGACCAGATCGTGCTCATCAACGAGGTCGCCGCCGAGGTCGCCGCGGCAGCGGAACTCGATGCCGACACGATCCGGTGGGCCAAGGAGCACGGCTTCAGCGACATCCAGATCGCGGCGCTGCGCGGCGTCACCGAGCAGGACGTCCGCAACAGCCGTCACGCGCTGGGCATCCGTCCGGTGTTCAAGACGGTGGACACCTGCGCCGGCGAGTTCCCGGCACTCACGCCGTACCACTACTCGTCCTACGACACCGAGACCGAGGTCGCACCCAGCGACCGCAAGAAGGTCGTCATCCTCGGCTCCGGCCCGAACCGCATCGGCCAGGGCGTCGAGTTCGACTACTCCTGCGTGCACGCGTCCTTCGCGCTCTCGGACGCCGGGTTCGAGACGATCATGATCAACTGCAACCCGGAGACGGTCTCCACCGACTACGACACCTCCGACCGCCTGTACTTCGAGCCGCTGACCACCGAGGACGTCCTCGAGGTCATCGAGGCCGAGGCGGCGTCCGGCGAGCTGGTCGGCGTCGTCGTGCAGCTCGGCGGCCAGACGGCCCTGGGGCTCGCGAAGCCGCTCGAGGCAGCCGGCATCCCGATCCTCGGCACCAGCCCGACGGCGATCGACTCCGCCGAGGAGCGCGGCCAGTTCTCCGCGATCCTCGACGAGGCCGGGCTGCTCGCCCCGCGCAACGGAACCGCGCACGACCTCGCCAGCGCGACCGCGGTGGCCGAGGAGATCGGGTACCCGGTGCTCGTCCGCCCGTCGTTCGTCCTGGGTGGCCGCGGCATGGAGATCGTCTACGACTCCACCGCGATGGCCGACTACTTCGACCGGATGGCCGACCAGGCGATCATCGGCCCTGATCTGCCGCTCCTGGTGGACCGGTTCCTCGACGACGCCGTGGAGATCGACGTCGACGCGCTCTTCGACGGTGAGCGGCTCTACATCGGCGGCATCATGGAGCACATCGAGGAAGCCGGGATCCACTCCGGCGACTCGTCCTGCACGCTCCCGCCGGTCGGGCTCGGCCGCGGCGAGATCCAGGCCGTCGTCGACGCGACCGAGAAGATCGCGCGCGGCATCGGCGTCCGAGGGCTGCTCAACGTGCAGTTCGCGATCGGTGCCGGGGTGCTCTACGTGCTCGAGGCGAACCCTCGTGCCAGCCGTACCGTCCCGTTCGTCTCCAAGGCGCTCGGCATCGCGCTGGCCAAGGCCGCTGCCCGCATCATGACCGGGACCACCGTCGACGGGCTCGTCGCCGAGGGGCTGCTGCCCGAGCGGGACGGCGCGTTCGTCCCCGCACAGGCGCCGGTCGCGGTCAAGGAGGCCGTGCTGCCCTTCCGCAGGTTCCGCACCGCAGAGGGCCAGGTCGTCGACTCGGTCCTCAGCCCGGAGATGCGCTCCACGGGCGAGGTCATGGGCATCGACCGCGACTTCCCGCGGGCGTTCCTCAAGTCGCAGGAAGCCGCGTACGGCGGACTGCCGACCTCCGGCACGGTCTTCGTGAGCGTCGCCGACACCGACAAGCGCGCGATCGTGCTGCCGGTGCACCGCCTCCAGCAGCTCGGCTTCACGATCACCGCGACCGAGGGCACCGCCGAGGTGCTCCGCCGCAACGGCATCCAGGTGTCGGTCGTCGGCAAGTTCAGCCAGGGCGGCGACAGCGTCGTGGAGATGCTCGCCCGCGACGAGGTCGACATCGTGATCAACACCCCGTCGGGCGCGTCGGGTCGTGCGGACGGCTACGAGATCCGCGCGGCCACCGTCGCGGCGGACAAGCCGCTGTTCACCACGATCGCGCAGCTCGGTGCGGCCGTCGCGGCGATCGAGACGATCGGCACGCAGCACAGCGTCCGCAGCCTGCAGGACTACGCGCTCGAGCGGGCGGGCTGGTGA
- the nusB gene encoding transcription antitermination factor NusB, giving the protein MSARSKARKRALDMLYVAEVRDLPIADVLATETVRHLDQPERASSWDYARQVVTGVEEARAEIDAVIVDHAQGWSIARMPVLDRCILRMGVWEIRFNADVPDGVAIAEAVELAQSLSTEESAGFVNGVLGAVAGGRAPSGRTVAGDQESR; this is encoded by the coding sequence ATGAGCGCTCGTTCCAAGGCCCGCAAGCGCGCCCTCGACATGTTGTACGTGGCGGAGGTCCGCGATCTCCCGATCGCGGACGTCCTCGCCACGGAGACCGTCAGGCACCTCGACCAGCCCGAGCGTGCGTCCAGCTGGGACTACGCCCGGCAGGTCGTCACCGGCGTCGAGGAAGCGCGCGCCGAGATCGACGCCGTGATCGTCGACCACGCCCAGGGCTGGTCGATCGCGCGGATGCCGGTCCTCGACCGCTGCATCCTGCGCATGGGCGTCTGGGAGATCCGGTTCAACGCCGACGTGCCCGACGGCGTCGCCATCGCCGAGGCGGTCGAGCTGGCGCAGTCGCTGTCGACCGAGGAGTCGGCCGGGTTCGTCAACGGCGTCCTCGGTGCCGTCGCCGGGGGCCGTGCACCGTCCGGCCGGACGGTCGCAGGGGACCAGGAGTCCCGGTAG
- the pyrR gene encoding bifunctional pyr operon transcriptional regulator/uracil phosphoribosyltransferase PyrR — translation MGTRTVLQHPDITRALTRIAHEILEANHGGSDLVLLGIPTRGAVLADRLATILAGIEPDWADQRDQRVGTLDVTMHRDDLGHGIGRAPHRTTIPTTGIDGKVVVLVDDVLYSGRTVRAALDALQGIGRPRAVRLAVLVDRGHRELPIRADHVGKNLPTASDERVTLRLTETDGTDEVVIEQSEQQGETPGAAS, via the coding sequence GTGGGTACCAGAACGGTCCTGCAGCACCCCGACATCACGCGTGCTCTGACACGCATCGCCCACGAGATCCTCGAGGCCAACCACGGCGGCTCGGATCTCGTGCTCCTGGGCATCCCGACGCGCGGAGCCGTGCTCGCCGATCGTCTCGCGACGATCCTGGCCGGCATCGAGCCCGACTGGGCCGATCAGCGCGACCAGCGCGTCGGCACGCTCGACGTCACGATGCACCGCGACGACCTCGGCCACGGCATCGGTCGTGCGCCGCACCGCACGACGATCCCGACGACCGGCATCGACGGCAAGGTCGTCGTGCTCGTCGATGACGTGCTCTACTCGGGCCGCACCGTCCGCGCGGCGCTCGACGCGCTGCAGGGGATCGGCCGGCCGCGCGCCGTCCGACTCGCCGTGCTCGTGGACCGGGGGCACCGCGAACTCCCGATCCGTGCCGACCACGTCGGCAAGAACCTGCCGACGGCGTCCGACGAGCGCGTGACGCTCCGGCTGACGGAGACCGACGGCACCGACGAGGTCGTCATCGAACAGAGCGAGCAGCAGGGCGAGACGCCGGGGGCCGCCTCGTGA
- a CDS encoding aspartate carbamoyltransferase catalytic subunit — protein MKHLLSTADLSRAEAIHILDVAEEMAEVNTREVKRLPALRGKTVVNLFFEDSTRTRISFEAAAKRLSADVINFAAKGSSVSKGESLKDTVQTLGAMGIDGIVMRHGASGAPRVLADADWIDVPVVNAGDGTHEHPTQALLDAFTMRRRLHGGASRGQGLDGVRVLIVGDVLHSRVARSNAWLLRTLGASVTFAAPPTLLPATTTPFGAAVHHDLDVALAEDPDVVMTLRIQQERMNDAFFPNPREYTRHWGLTAARFQRLSERTLVMHPGPMNRGLEIAGVAADDARSTVVEQVANGVSVRMAVLYLALTGNEAKETIA, from the coding sequence GTGAAGCACCTCCTCTCCACAGCGGACCTGTCCCGCGCCGAGGCGATCCACATCCTCGACGTCGCCGAGGAGATGGCCGAGGTCAACACGCGAGAGGTCAAGCGGCTGCCTGCGCTCCGCGGTAAGACCGTCGTGAACCTCTTCTTCGAGGACTCCACACGCACCCGCATCTCGTTCGAGGCCGCCGCGAAGCGCCTGTCCGCCGACGTCATCAACTTCGCCGCGAAGGGCTCCAGCGTCTCGAAGGGCGAGTCGCTCAAGGACACCGTGCAGACACTCGGTGCGATGGGCATCGACGGCATCGTCATGCGGCACGGCGCGTCCGGCGCCCCGCGGGTGCTCGCCGACGCGGACTGGATCGACGTCCCGGTGGTGAACGCCGGTGACGGGACGCACGAGCACCCGACCCAGGCCCTGCTCGACGCCTTCACGATGCGCCGTCGCCTGCACGGCGGTGCGTCTCGCGGCCAGGGCCTCGACGGTGTGCGCGTGCTGATCGTCGGCGACGTGCTGCACAGTCGCGTCGCACGGTCCAACGCGTGGCTCCTCCGCACGCTCGGTGCCAGCGTCACGTTCGCGGCGCCGCCGACGCTGCTGCCCGCCACCACGACCCCGTTCGGCGCCGCCGTGCACCACGACCTCGACGTGGCCCTCGCCGAGGACCCCGACGTCGTGATGACGCTGCGCATCCAGCAGGAGCGGATGAACGACGCGTTCTTCCCGAACCCACGCGAGTACACCCGGCACTGGGGGCTCACCGCGGCCCGGTTCCAGCGGCTGTCCGAGCGCACGCTCGTGATGCACCCCGGCCCGATGAACCGCGGGCTCGAGATCGCCGGGGTCGCCGCGGACGACGCCCGCTCGACCGTCGTCGAGCAGGTCGCCAACGGCGTGAGCGTCCGCATGGCGGTGCTGTACCTGGCACTGACCGGAAACGAAGCGAAGGAGACCATCGCATGA